The Cylindrospermum stagnale PCC 7417 genome segment CACTCGCACCCCTAGACATCCCCTCCCGGTTGCTGCTGGGCCCTGGGCCATCTAATGCCCATCCTGCCGTGCTTCAGGCAATGAATACCTCCCCCGTGGGACATCTTGATCCCGCTTTTCTCTCACTTATGGACGAGATACAGTCCCTACTGCGCTACACTTGGCAAACTGAAAACCCCCTTACCATTGCCGTCAGTGGTACCGGTACAGCAGCAATGGAAGCAACCATCGCCAATGTTACAGAACCTGGTGATGTGGTTTTGATTGGCGCTGCTGGTTATTTTGGTAATCGTCTTGTGGATATGGCAGGGAGATATGGCGCAGATGTGCGAACCATTACCAAACCTTGGGGAAAAGTTTTCACCCTCGATGAACTCCGCACTGCTGTACAAACCCATCGTCCAGCTATCTTAGCTTTAGTCCATGCAGAAACCTCCACCGGCGCACGTCAACCTTTGGAAGGTGTTGGTGAATTGTGTCGGGAATTTGGCACTTTGTTGCTGGTGGATACGGTGACAAGTTTGGGTGGTGTGCCGATATTTTTGGATGAGTGGGGAGTTGATTTAGCTTATAGCTGTAGTCAAAAAGGTTTGGGTTGTTCTCCTGGTGCTTCGCCTTTTACCATGAGTCCCCGTGCTGTGGAGAAGTTGCAACAACGCCAAACGAAGGTGGCTAACTGGTATTTGGATATGTCGTTGCTGGGGAAATATTGGGGAAGCGATGGGCTACGCCCCGCTGGAAGCGATCGCACTTATCACCACACAGCCCCGATTAATTTATATTATGCACTGCGGGAAGCACTGCGTTTAGTGGCTGAGGAGGGATTAGCAAATTGCTGGCAACGTCACCAAAAGAATGTAGAGTATCTTTGGGCAGGTTTAGAAGAGTTAGGATTAAGTTTGCACGTTGAGCGAGAGTACCGTTTACCAACTTTAACTACTGTCTGCATTCCCCAAGGGGTAGATGGTAAGGCAGTTGCCAAGCAGTTATTGCATGAGCATAATATTGAGATTGGTGGCGGTTTGGGAGAACTCGCCGGTAAAGTTTGGCGCGTCGGGTTGATGGGTTTTAATAGTCGTCCAGAAAGTGTAGATCAACTTTTAGCGGCGCTGCGGCAGGTTTTACCTAAATAGTTTTGCTGTGATAGGTGCGTTAGTGGTAGGGTAACGCACCTGAGAGAAAATAGTAACCATCACCGCCGTTGAGGACTGTCAATTATTAGATACTCATAAAACAACAATACTCAATATTTATTTTTATGAAGCGTCTGGCGAAATTTTCAGATAATTTTGATATCTTTGAAGTCCGGTAAATCACAAGTGATAGTTTATTAACGCCATCATGATGATGGGTTATGAGGTATCAAGTATGATTCATCACCTGTCTATTTCTGCTCAAAAACCCCAGCATGTTGCCGAAGTTCTAGCTGAAGTCTTGAATGGAAAAGCTTTTCCCTTTTTTCCTCACCCAGGCAGTTATATGGCTTTGTCTCTCGACGAACATGGGACAGGAATCGAAGTTTATCCGTTAAAAACTCAAATAGTACCTGGTGAGGGAAATGAACAGTCTAAATTTGTAGAGGCTACTACTTCCCCTACTTTTACAGCTACTCATGCGGCGATTTCTGTCACGAATACCCAAGAAAAAATTGAGGAGATTGGCAATCGAGAAGGTTGGAAAGTACTGCGTTGTCACCGCAACTCTTCTTTTGATGTCATTGAGTTTTGGTTAGAAAATAGATTAATGATAGAACTACTCACACCAGAAATGGCAAATCAATATTTAGCCGTTACGCATCCAGAAAATCTCCAGAGAATGTTTGCTGGCTAAATTGACAAGCCACGGGGATATCTATTCAGGTTTCTGCTGGGGAATTGAAGAGTCAATTCCCTCAACATACCAATCCATCGCCAACTGTCCCTGATCATCCAACACCTGACCCTTGGGTATTCGCACCACACCCTTTTGGTCTTTCACCGGGCCATCAAAAGGATGAGCAATACCTTGAATAAACGCCTGACGCTTCGCATTTACTAACTGCTGAACTTCCACCGGAATTGCCTGATTCATTGGGGAAATATCCACCATCCCGGCACCAATACCATCCCAAATATCATCAGCTTTCCAAGTGCCATTGATCACGGCTAAAGCTTTGTCTATATAAAATTTGCCCCATCTGTTAATAGCTGATGTTAGGTGTGCTTTTTGACCAAAGGTACTCATATCAGTGTTGTAGCCAAATGCATAGATTCCTTTTTCCTCAGCCAGTTGGACAACAGCGGCTGAGTCAGTATGCTGTGTCAGCACATCTGCACCTAAATTGATTAAAGCAAGTCCAGCTTCCCTCTCTTTAGCTGGATCATACCAACTTTCTACCCACAGCACCTTGACTTTTGCCTGGGGATTAGTTGCCAGTAGTCCTTGAGTGAACGCACCTATACCCCGAATAACTTCAGGAATAGGAAATGCACCAATAAAACCAATAATGTTGGATTTTGTCATTTTGCCGGCAATCATCCCGGTTAAATATCGCGGTTCTTCAAAGCGTCCCAAATAAGTGCCGACATTAATAGCGCGTTGATATCCGGTACAGTGTTCAAAGGCAATTTGGGGAAAATCTTTAGCGACTTTCAATGTCGGATGCATGTAGCTAAAGGAAGTTGTGAAAATTAACTGATTACC includes the following:
- a CDS encoding alanine--glyoxylate aminotransferase family protein; translated protein: MTPTITINESLRLPLAPLDIPSRLLLGPGPSNAHPAVLQAMNTSPVGHLDPAFLSLMDEIQSLLRYTWQTENPLTIAVSGTGTAAMEATIANVTEPGDVVLIGAAGYFGNRLVDMAGRYGADVRTITKPWGKVFTLDELRTAVQTHRPAILALVHAETSTGARQPLEGVGELCREFGTLLLVDTVTSLGGVPIFLDEWGVDLAYSCSQKGLGCSPGASPFTMSPRAVEKLQQRQTKVANWYLDMSLLGKYWGSDGLRPAGSDRTYHHTAPINLYYALREALRLVAEEGLANCWQRHQKNVEYLWAGLEELGLSLHVEREYRLPTLTTVCIPQGVDGKAVAKQLLHEHNIEIGGGLGELAGKVWRVGLMGFNSRPESVDQLLAALRQVLPK
- a CDS encoding BMP family ABC transporter substrate-binding protein, whose translation is MDRRYFLKYATLAGSSFTLASCVPGKKSNSQEQVSPSASPVAVNEPLKIGFVYLGPVGDFGWTYAHDLGRREMEANLQDKVKTTFVESINSSDDAERVIRQLALDGNQLIFTTSFSYMHPTLKVAKDFPQIAFEHCTGYQRAINVGTYLGRFEEPRYLTGMIAGKMTKSNIIGFIGAFPIPEVIRGIGAFTQGLLATNPQAKVKVLWVESWYDPAKEREAGLALINLGADVLTQHTDSAAVVQLAEEKGIYAFGYNTDMSTFGQKAHLTSAINRWGKFYIDKALAVINGTWKADDIWDGIGAGMVDISPMNQAIPVEVQQLVNAKRQAFIQGIAHPFDGPVKDQKGVVRIPKGQVLDDQGQLAMDWYVEGIDSSIPQQKPE